Proteins from a genomic interval of Candidatus Hinthialibacter antarcticus:
- a CDS encoding MG2 domain-containing protein: protein MQCLKSIQWLSWVLIVFGVFAPFTNADTQSFIETRSDDYLNVVGRVPLQAESLLDTVVVFFDRALDPASIPEIQDASPISFYPELSGDYRIGPNYIAFYAHRVDAETALRVVLPETLRSSDGKILNPSHREFWLRNTDFRVKRVWHLSESQKQNRFGLSLTLAPDQDSLREKLKVLTPSGQSLPVRFRQGQDKQTFILTAPQGPEWPITLRIDKGLQDVDHQVETATPFEFVYPQQHTLRVTALEWADYVGEKQRIHLRFSQPIDSTVLQENLQINNEQTNEQYEAEVKYSGSGRDRWVDVSMPFLADVTLNVRIAKELHTERGVTLHEDYQSRLRRSTDPLRIQSNDWRNMGKDGQAFGIRFNKPLMQYSKPEELMQWINVTPELPNLRISYDTWDTNEIRVLGEWKLNESYEIRFLEGLPHDEGVTLTQPVSVYAIVQDLSKWLGIGYDNEYYLLRRDNAALPIETRNVESLEVSLFRLFPTNLPMAMSEINNGQGSYQFNNQLSEFITTKHVAVSQTEGVAKTLVGLDELMPDDRRGVFGFQVSAKDYGSQTKIILYSNLGVLAHWTQNELIAFVHDLESLAPLASTRVTLYSNKHQVLAEGRTDRQGIVRLSDWNQAYGQPAMIVAENNRDFTFLKLDQQQEGTRAIDQSAPLFDREAYDAFLYADRELYRPGETVHLRWIARANYGDALAKVPLQLVILKPNGKELLTQAVTLSDFGGGEIDLETQPSYPTGNYRAELRIPGGNRLAGAYSFSLEEFVPNRMKAEVQLSKTHWRGGEENEVTVKAMHLFGAPAAGRDSEAALYFRKGGFQSERWTDYRFDNDSNYTPESKSLGRIKTDPDGFAKFVFSYEPDAEVTFPLTVDVVGRVFELGGRAVQDRKSALLLPSETMLGMSIQDRGDSEIVVHAAAIQSDETPASLERVTVTLEREMWSYYVRRYYGRNEPNWTRSFTEIQSIEIDLNEGRGQTAFNLDQHGYYRVRVHSASTPMYSSTSVYRSWRGVNVVDSSQPSLVRLLPDKERYQTGDVASVRIEAPFDGLALVTLQSDSIHKMLPVPIENGVGTLDVPLGKNEYPNLWVEATVIHHVENDAPLSHPYSSFAMASLRVDDPQRKLRVDILNAPDEIRPNTTISLDLETRSADAEPAQAEVTVALVDEGIHTITNYQTPDPLSWLGRPRKPEFNRAHYYDRITFNPDRIDPGGGSMRSALAKRVSSDLDNWIKPLALWSGTVTTDADGRASVEFDVPQFNGSLRLVVIACNETATGAAAKNILVRQPYMLRASLPRFLLPDDAAQARMVVFNHSDETRRIRLQWQTLGALQHVKNEYEFMLNAHNEKSFQAPVQAGAAVGQGELRWVAIVEDEQGVEIERLEDSALLPVRPSASFQSRHELRILPAGERIDVRNQFFIDDARTEIELSVGANPALQLYDALSYVIQYPYGCVEQTTSRLMPMYLLRKNSALMKTANQQQMMVKHYIQAGIDRLFSMQTPSGGLSYWPGDNQPYPYGSIYALHFLTLVENDRELQLPKGNLDSLKQYVRELAADWAQNSQQDLYRRAYALFTLALGGDAWALRQIPRFDDVKLPTAARYLLAAALAKNTQDRERVALYLSEAPAEPYLVSEQDGNLNSDIRNRAIELMALQQIGAEPERCAQLAQRLTQFLKNNRYGTTQETAFIVTALAEYIGERSGDLDRASARIEPSNGAFAEIRGDAVYQGKLEGAGASYTIINTGQSELFLNSTTRGVPQQISNEPVSEGLTVSRQFYTSEGDPFDAVLFNHGGSYVIAFTIECEQEAKNVIAVDRLPAGFEVENPRLDPNTVSNAQFESAVSPSYLDIRDDRVVMAFNQLPKGTHHFYYAVRAVTPGVYQLPPAQAECMYDPAVNGRSKGSRVEVK from the coding sequence ATGCAATGTCTAAAGTCAATTCAATGGCTGTCTTGGGTCTTGATCGTCTTTGGCGTGTTTGCGCCGTTTACCAACGCCGATACGCAATCATTCATTGAAACCCGTTCGGATGACTATCTAAACGTTGTCGGGCGGGTCCCGCTGCAAGCAGAGTCATTACTCGATACGGTTGTCGTGTTTTTTGACCGGGCGCTTGATCCAGCGTCTATTCCTGAAATTCAAGATGCGTCTCCCATTTCGTTTTATCCAGAGTTGAGCGGCGATTATCGTATCGGCCCAAACTATATTGCGTTCTACGCCCATCGGGTGGATGCGGAAACGGCGTTGCGCGTCGTCTTGCCGGAAACGCTGCGCTCCAGCGATGGAAAAATACTCAACCCCAGTCATCGCGAATTTTGGCTCCGTAATACCGACTTCCGCGTCAAACGGGTTTGGCATTTGTCTGAATCACAAAAACAAAACCGTTTCGGCCTTTCGTTGACCTTGGCGCCTGACCAGGACAGTTTGCGCGAGAAACTCAAAGTTCTTACACCTTCGGGTCAATCGCTCCCCGTCCGTTTTCGCCAGGGGCAAGATAAACAAACATTTATATTGACTGCGCCCCAGGGCCCCGAATGGCCCATTACCCTTCGGATCGACAAGGGGTTGCAAGACGTTGATCATCAGGTTGAAACCGCTACGCCGTTCGAGTTTGTCTATCCACAACAGCATACGTTGCGGGTGACGGCGTTAGAGTGGGCGGATTATGTTGGCGAGAAACAGCGCATTCATCTTCGATTCAGCCAGCCAATTGATTCGACGGTTCTTCAAGAGAATCTGCAAATTAATAATGAGCAAACGAACGAGCAATATGAGGCCGAGGTGAAATATTCTGGCTCTGGCCGCGACCGTTGGGTCGATGTCTCAATGCCGTTTTTGGCGGACGTAACCTTGAACGTCCGCATTGCGAAAGAACTTCATACTGAGCGCGGCGTCACGCTGCATGAAGACTACCAGTCACGGCTGCGACGCAGTACAGACCCGCTTCGCATCCAATCAAATGACTGGCGCAATATGGGCAAGGACGGGCAGGCGTTTGGCATTCGCTTTAACAAACCGCTCATGCAATACAGCAAGCCGGAAGAACTGATGCAATGGATCAACGTGACGCCCGAACTGCCCAATTTGCGGATCAGTTACGATACTTGGGATACCAACGAAATTCGGGTTCTCGGTGAGTGGAAATTAAACGAGAGTTACGAAATCCGCTTTCTCGAAGGCCTGCCCCATGACGAAGGCGTGACTTTGACGCAGCCCGTCAGCGTGTACGCCATCGTTCAAGACCTGTCGAAGTGGTTGGGTATTGGCTATGACAATGAATATTATTTGTTGCGTCGTGACAATGCGGCCTTGCCCATTGAAACGCGCAATGTTGAGTCACTTGAGGTTTCGTTGTTTCGCTTGTTCCCGACGAACTTGCCCATGGCCATGTCTGAAATTAACAACGGGCAGGGCAGCTATCAATTCAACAATCAATTATCGGAATTTATCACGACAAAACATGTCGCCGTCTCACAAACGGAAGGCGTTGCGAAGACGTTGGTTGGCCTAGATGAACTCATGCCCGACGACAGGCGCGGCGTATTTGGTTTTCAGGTCTCCGCCAAAGATTACGGCTCACAAACCAAAATCATTTTGTATTCAAATTTAGGCGTCTTGGCCCATTGGACGCAGAATGAGTTGATTGCATTTGTACATGACCTCGAGTCGCTGGCGCCGCTGGCCTCAACCCGCGTGACGCTTTATTCCAACAAACATCAAGTGCTGGCTGAAGGCCGCACCGACCGCCAGGGCATTGTTCGTTTGTCGGATTGGAACCAAGCCTACGGGCAGCCCGCAATGATTGTCGCCGAAAATAATCGCGACTTCACCTTTTTAAAACTCGATCAACAACAAGAAGGAACTCGCGCTATCGACCAATCCGCCCCGCTGTTTGATCGCGAGGCTTATGATGCGTTTCTCTATGCGGACCGCGAATTGTATCGCCCCGGCGAAACCGTCCATCTGCGTTGGATCGCCCGCGCCAACTACGGCGATGCGCTGGCCAAAGTGCCGCTGCAATTGGTCATTCTAAAACCGAATGGCAAAGAGTTGCTCACACAGGCGGTGACCTTGTCTGATTTCGGCGGCGGTGAGATTGATCTCGAAACGCAACCGTCCTATCCAACGGGGAACTATCGCGCCGAACTCCGCATCCCCGGCGGCAATCGCTTGGCGGGCGCTTATTCATTCAGTCTCGAAGAATTTGTCCCGAACCGTATGAAAGCGGAAGTGCAGTTGTCGAAAACTCATTGGCGCGGCGGGGAAGAGAACGAAGTGACCGTCAAGGCCATGCACCTGTTTGGCGCTCCTGCAGCGGGCCGCGACAGTGAAGCCGCATTATACTTTCGCAAGGGCGGTTTTCAGAGCGAGCGCTGGACGGATTATCGCTTTGACAATGACTCGAACTACACGCCTGAATCCAAATCATTGGGCCGGATCAAGACCGACCCGGACGGCTTCGCCAAATTCGTCTTTTCGTATGAACCCGACGCGGAGGTCACCTTCCCGTTAACAGTTGATGTAGTCGGGCGCGTGTTTGAACTCGGCGGGCGCGCGGTGCAAGACCGCAAGTCTGCGTTGCTGCTTCCCAGCGAAACGATGTTGGGGATGAGCATTCAAGACAGGGGCGATTCAGAGATTGTTGTCCACGCCGCTGCGATTCAATCCGACGAGACGCCTGCGTCGCTTGAGCGCGTAACCGTTACGCTTGAGCGTGAAATGTGGAGTTACTACGTGCGGCGCTACTATGGCCGCAACGAACCCAACTGGACGCGCTCGTTTACTGAAATCCAATCCATCGAAATCGACTTGAACGAAGGCCGTGGACAAACCGCATTCAATTTAGACCAACATGGATACTACCGGGTGCGTGTCCATTCCGCTTCCACGCCAATGTATAGTTCGACCTCAGTGTATCGTTCTTGGCGCGGCGTGAATGTTGTCGATTCGTCGCAACCAAGTTTGGTGCGCTTGCTTCCCGACAAAGAGCGCTATCAGACCGGCGACGTTGCCTCGGTCCGCATTGAAGCGCCGTTTGACGGCTTGGCGTTAGTCACGCTGCAAAGTGATTCGATCCACAAGATGCTTCCCGTTCCAATTGAAAACGGCGTTGGGACGCTCGACGTTCCATTGGGTAAGAATGAATATCCCAACCTATGGGTCGAAGCGACCGTGATTCATCACGTCGAGAACGACGCGCCCTTATCGCATCCGTATTCCAGTTTTGCGATGGCCTCGTTGCGCGTGGATGACCCCCAACGAAAATTACGCGTCGATATCCTAAATGCGCCTGATGAAATTCGCCCGAATACGACGATCAGTCTCGACCTCGAAACGCGCAGCGCAGACGCCGAGCCAGCGCAAGCCGAAGTAACGGTTGCGTTGGTTGATGAGGGCATTCATACAATCACCAATTATCAAACGCCAGACCCGTTGTCTTGGCTGGGGCGTCCGCGAAAACCGGAATTTAATCGCGCCCATTATTACGACCGCATCACCTTTAATCCTGACCGCATTGACCCGGGCGGCGGCAGTATGCGCTCTGCATTAGCAAAACGCGTTTCATCGGATTTAGACAATTGGATCAAGCCGCTTGCCTTATGGTCGGGGACCGTAACCACGGATGCGGACGGACGAGCCTCGGTCGAATTCGACGTGCCGCAGTTTAACGGAAGTTTGCGTTTAGTCGTCATCGCCTGCAACGAGACGGCGACCGGCGCAGCGGCGAAAAATATCCTTGTGCGCCAACCGTACATGTTGCGCGCAAGCCTGCCGCGTTTTTTGCTGCCGGATGACGCTGCTCAAGCTCGCATGGTTGTCTTTAATCACAGTGACGAAACACGCCGCATTCGTCTGCAATGGCAAACGCTCGGCGCATTGCAACATGTGAAAAATGAATATGAATTTATGTTGAATGCGCACAACGAGAAATCATTTCAAGCGCCCGTGCAGGCGGGCGCCGCCGTTGGTCAGGGAGAACTGCGCTGGGTTGCCATCGTTGAAGACGAACAGGGCGTCGAGATTGAGCGCTTGGAAGATTCTGCTTTATTGCCCGTCCGCCCGTCTGCGTCGTTTCAATCGCGTCACGAGTTGCGCATCCTCCCCGCAGGCGAACGCATCGACGTGCGCAATCAGTTTTTTATAGACGATGCGCGAACGGAGATTGAACTGTCCGTCGGCGCGAACCCCGCGCTGCAATTATACGATGCGCTGTCTTATGTTATTCAATATCCCTACGGCTGCGTAGAGCAAACTACCTCGCGTTTGATGCCCATGTATTTATTGCGAAAAAATTCGGCATTGATGAAAACCGCCAACCAACAACAGATGATGGTGAAACATTACATTCAGGCGGGGATCGACCGTTTATTCTCGATGCAGACGCCGTCCGGCGGCTTGAGCTATTGGCCCGGCGACAACCAGCCGTATCCCTATGGTTCGATTTATGCGCTGCATTTTTTGACGCTGGTTGAGAATGACCGCGAGCTGCAACTGCCCAAAGGCAATCTGGATTCACTCAAACAATATGTGCGCGAACTCGCAGCGGATTGGGCGCAAAATTCGCAACAGGATTTATACCGTCGCGCATACGCGCTCTTTACTCTCGCGCTGGGCGGCGACGCGTGGGCGTTACGACAGATTCCGCGTTTTGACGATGTGAAGTTGCCGACGGCGGCGCGTTATTTATTGGCGGCGGCCCTGGCGAAGAACACGCAGGATCGCGAACGGGTTGCGTTATATCTATCTGAAGCGCCCGCTGAGCCGTACCTGGTTTCTGAACAAGACGGCAACCTTAATTCTGATATTCGCAATCGCGCCATCGAATTGATGGCGTTGCAGCAAATCGGCGCCGAACCCGAACGCTGCGCTCAACTCGCGCAACGATTGACCCAATTTTTAAAAAACAACCGCTACGGCACCACCCAGGAAACCGCGTTTATCGTTACCGCATTGGCTGAATACATCGGCGAACGCTCGGGCGATTTGGATCGAGCCTCCGCGCGCATCGAACCATCCAACGGAGCGTTTGCTGAGATTCGCGGCGACGCAGTCTATCAGGGAAAACTCGAAGGCGCTGGCGCTTCATACACCATTATCAATACGGGGCAGAGCGAATTGTTTTTGAATAGTACGACGCGCGGCGTTCCCCAACAAATCTCGAATGAACCCGTTAGCGAAGGCTTGACCGTAAGCCGCCAATTTTATACCAGCGAAGGCGACCCCTTTGATGCGGTGTTATTCAACCACGGTGGGAGTTACGTCATCGCCTTTACGATTGAGTGCGAACAAGAGGCGAAGAATGTGATCGCGGTCGACCGTCTGCCCGCCGGGTTTGAAGTAGAGAACCCCCGCTTAGACCCCAATACCGTTAGCAATGCGCAATTTGAGAGCGCCGTCTCGCCGTCCTATCTCGACATTCGCGACGACCGCGTCGTGATGGCGTTCAATCAATTGCCGAAAGGGACGCACCATTTTTATTACGCCGTTCGCGCCGTCACGCCGGGCGTATATCAACTACCGCCCGCGCAGGCGGAGTGTATGTACGACCCTGCGGTGAATGGTCGCTCCAAGGGGTCCCGGGTCGAGGTGAAATAA
- a CDS encoding NADPH:quinone reductase produces the protein MKAIRVREFGDANVMKMEDVSDLTPSAGQVVVQVKAAGINPVDTYIRSGVYPSKPELPYTPGMDAAGIVASVGEGVSRLKPGDRVYVAGSLSGTYAEQALCTESQVHPLADGVSFEQGAGVYVPYATAYRALWMLARMRPGETLLVHGASGGVGIAAIQFAKSSGVRVIGTAGTEKGKQLAAEQGADHVVDHNQDGYLDEIRALTDGKGPNIILEMLSNVNLQNDLEILAQRGRIVVIGCRGDVQINPRLIMGKEAQINGMVLMLSTEQELSVAHCALVAGLESGVLRPVVGQTFPLADAAQAHEAVLKPGAYGKIVLQTD, from the coding sequence ATGAAAGCCATTCGTGTTCGGGAATTCGGCGACGCTAACGTAATGAAAATGGAGGACGTTTCTGACTTAACGCCTTCTGCGGGCCAAGTCGTCGTCCAAGTCAAAGCTGCTGGAATCAACCCCGTTGATACATATATTCGATCAGGCGTGTACCCAAGCAAACCGGAACTTCCTTACACGCCTGGAATGGACGCCGCCGGAATAGTCGCCTCGGTTGGAGAGGGCGTCTCTCGCCTGAAGCCCGGCGACCGGGTGTATGTTGCGGGATCATTAAGCGGGACTTATGCCGAACAAGCGCTCTGCACGGAGTCTCAAGTTCACCCATTGGCGGACGGTGTTTCGTTTGAGCAGGGCGCGGGCGTCTATGTTCCTTACGCGACTGCTTATCGCGCCTTATGGATGTTGGCCCGCATGCGCCCCGGCGAAACCTTGCTGGTTCACGGCGCCAGCGGCGGCGTGGGCATTGCCGCCATCCAATTCGCCAAGTCGTCTGGCGTCCGCGTGATTGGCACGGCGGGGACGGAAAAAGGCAAGCAACTGGCTGCCGAACAAGGCGCTGACCATGTTGTCGACCACAATCAAGACGGCTACCTGGATGAAATTCGAGCGCTGACGGACGGCAAGGGGCCGAACATCATTCTTGAAATGCTATCGAATGTGAACTTACAAAACGATTTAGAGATTCTCGCGCAGCGCGGTCGTATCGTCGTGATCGGTTGCCGGGGCGATGTGCAAATCAATCCCCGCCTGATTATGGGCAAAGAAGCGCAAATCAATGGTATGGTGTTGATGCTATCCACCGAACAAGAACTCAGCGTGGCCCATTGCGCCTTGGTAGCCGGATTGGAGAGCGGCGTCTTGCGTCCCGTCGTCGGTCAAACCTTTCCGCTCGCCGACGCCGCCCAAGCGCATGAGGCTGTATTAAAACCCGGCGCTTATGGAAAAATTGTTTTACAGACGGATTGA
- a CDS encoding CRTAC1 family protein, with protein sequence MNAVTRNRRAILCFILLVCASAASEANEIRFIENAQQRGIDFVQTNGSPQKDYIVEAKGAGVAIADVNHDGWDDIYFVNGALLQPTSNQRPKNTLYLNNGDGTFRDATASSGLGDAGFGCGAYFADVDNDGDLDCYLTNFGPNQLYLNNGDGTFVRQDNAGGAQNNGWSTGAAFADLNHDGYLDLFVGQYAEFSVTLADKKGKLAPYRGEMMFIGPSGYVPANDNLFFNNGDGTFRDVTRQWGVNEFGAGRAFTSIFSDLDDDGDLDLYVSNDTTTNLLYENTGARFEEISILAGAGLSESGDEQGGMGLAIRDVNGNGRFDLAIANYQDEYNILYENQGGLQFADAAFSSGIGTGTRDLVSFGMLLEDFDNDGWPDMHISCGHVYPKADTIKHLFGYAQANLFFHNQGGGRFSEITQQTGPASTLTGVSRGSAAADFDHDGDLDIVINNLDGRPFFFENQSECGNWIQVALQDKRGMPAYGAKILIETEGREQVAELYSSASFLSQSSATLHIGLGESLIIDRMTVRWPDGTQEKKEHISTNQILIWKQSDDKP encoded by the coding sequence ATGAACGCCGTCACAAGAAACCGCCGCGCGATCCTCTGTTTCATATTGCTGGTATGTGCGAGCGCCGCTTCGGAAGCGAACGAAATCCGTTTCATCGAAAATGCGCAACAACGCGGCATCGACTTTGTTCAAACCAATGGAAGCCCCCAAAAAGATTACATCGTCGAAGCCAAAGGCGCAGGCGTCGCAATCGCTGACGTCAACCACGACGGATGGGACGACATCTATTTCGTCAACGGCGCACTGCTTCAACCAACCAGCAACCAACGTCCCAAAAATACGTTGTATCTGAATAACGGCGACGGAACATTTCGCGACGCGACCGCAAGCAGCGGGTTAGGCGATGCGGGATTTGGCTGCGGCGCATACTTCGCCGATGTGGACAACGACGGCGACCTTGATTGCTATTTAACAAATTTTGGCCCCAACCAGTTGTATCTCAACAACGGCGACGGAACCTTCGTTCGACAAGATAACGCAGGCGGCGCCCAAAATAACGGGTGGAGCACAGGGGCGGCTTTCGCTGACCTGAACCACGACGGCTATCTTGATTTGTTTGTGGGACAGTATGCCGAATTCAGCGTTACACTCGCCGACAAAAAAGGCAAACTCGCGCCCTATCGAGGCGAAATGATGTTCATCGGCCCCAGCGGTTACGTCCCCGCGAATGACAATTTGTTTTTCAATAACGGCGACGGTACCTTCAGAGACGTCACCCGGCAATGGGGCGTCAACGAGTTTGGCGCGGGCCGCGCCTTCACCTCCATCTTTAGCGACCTCGACGATGACGGCGACCTCGACCTCTACGTCTCGAATGACACCACCACCAATTTGCTCTATGAAAATACCGGTGCGCGTTTTGAAGAAATTTCGATCCTCGCCGGAGCGGGACTCAGCGAAAGCGGCGATGAACAAGGCGGGATGGGCCTCGCCATCCGTGACGTCAATGGAAACGGACGCTTTGATCTCGCCATCGCCAATTATCAAGACGAATATAATATCCTGTATGAAAATCAGGGCGGATTGCAATTCGCCGACGCGGCGTTTTCGTCAGGCATCGGAACCGGCACCCGCGACTTGGTCTCGTTTGGCATGTTGCTCGAAGATTTTGACAACGACGGTTGGCCTGATATGCACATTTCATGCGGACATGTTTATCCAAAGGCAGATACCATCAAACACTTGTTTGGCTATGCGCAAGCGAATCTATTTTTTCACAATCAAGGCGGCGGGCGTTTTTCTGAAATCACGCAACAAACGGGGCCGGCATCAACGCTCACTGGCGTATCGCGCGGCAGCGCCGCCGCCGATTTTGACCACGACGGCGATTTGGATATCGTCATCAATAACCTCGACGGTCGCCCCTTCTTTTTTGAGAACCAAAGTGAATGCGGCAATTGGATTCAAGTCGCGCTTCAAGACAAGCGCGGGATGCCTGCGTACGGCGCAAAAATCCTGATTGAAACAGAAGGGCGCGAGCAAGTTGCCGAGTTGTATTCCAGCGCCAGTTTTCTTTCGCAAAGCAGCGCCACGCTGCACATAGGACTCGGCGAATCCCTAATCATTGACCGCATGACTGTCCGCTGGCCGGATGGGACGCAAGAGAAAAAAGAACACATCTCAACGAATCAAATTTTGATCTGGAAGCAATCAGACGACAAGCCATAG
- a CDS encoding tetratricopeptide repeat protein, with protein sequence MRLTYLFCTAVLFLVMACALHSHAQSGPSLDEIVARGRQAASQYHYEEAAKWYALALQQSPGDADLHFALAMQYIGLERIADAEQSLLRSVELDPQFALAHTNLGILYQQFQNDFTLAETYYRHAIHAGPKAPAARRLLGEMYLSMGKHNQALEEFQALIQAAPNSHFGYLGAAQSQLRNGETDAAIRNLLQAAKLAPKEPDPFRFLAQALAKKGDREKAKEIRARFQALHEAKIRLDDLQRLVRREPDNAQRWFAYGKEYVIQKDADEAIHAFEIGLKLDPGSDSVHALLGALYLMKQKPLEALDHLEPAAKALPNDVNAQNHLGVCYLMLNDYARAVTQFEKAITLGGANPGIQKNLDIAIRKAKQVKP encoded by the coding sequence ATGCGCCTAACTTACTTGTTCTGTACAGCCGTACTGTTTCTGGTGATGGCCTGCGCGCTACATTCTCACGCGCAAAGCGGGCCGTCTCTCGATGAAATAGTCGCGCGCGGCCGTCAGGCGGCGTCGCAGTATCATTATGAAGAAGCCGCCAAATGGTATGCGCTCGCTCTCCAACAATCACCCGGTGACGCCGACCTGCATTTTGCGCTTGCCATGCAGTACATCGGGCTGGAGCGCATCGCAGACGCCGAGCAGTCGTTGTTGCGCTCGGTTGAATTAGACCCGCAATTCGCGCTGGCCCATACCAATTTAGGAATTCTGTATCAACAATTTCAAAACGACTTCACGCTCGCAGAAACCTACTACCGCCATGCCATTCACGCCGGCCCCAAGGCGCCAGCAGCCCGGCGACTGCTAGGCGAAATGTATCTTTCAATGGGAAAGCACAACCAGGCATTAGAAGAATTCCAAGCGCTCATCCAAGCGGCGCCCAATTCTCACTTTGGCTATTTAGGGGCGGCTCAGTCGCAGCTGCGCAACGGAGAGACCGACGCCGCCATTCGCAATCTCCTGCAAGCGGCGAAACTTGCGCCCAAAGAACCGGACCCATTTCGGTTTCTCGCTCAAGCGCTCGCGAAGAAAGGCGACCGGGAAAAAGCGAAGGAAATACGTGCGCGATTCCAGGCGTTGCATGAAGCAAAAATACGGCTGGATGACTTACAGCGGCTGGTGCGGCGCGAACCCGACAACGCGCAACGCTGGTTCGCCTACGGCAAAGAGTACGTCATACAAAAAGACGCGGACGAAGCCATTCATGCGTTTGAAATTGGGCTAAAACTTGATCCCGGGTCGGACTCCGTCCACGCCCTGCTCGGCGCCTTATATTTGATGAAACAAAAACCGCTCGAAGCGCTAGACCATCTTGAACCCGCAGCCAAGGCGCTGCCCAACGACGTCAATGCGCAAAACCATCTGGGCGTTTGTTATTTGATGTTAAATGATTACGCCCGCGCAGTAACACAGTTTGAAAAAGCGATCACATTAGGCGGCGCAAACCCCGGCATTCAAAAAAACCTCGACATCGCGATACGAAAAGCAAAACAGGTTAAGCCATGA